The Haloplanus natans DSM 17983 DNA segment CACGCGGTCGAGGTGGATCGCCGTCCGGGTCTCGCGCCCCTCGTCGACGGCGGGGGTGACCGCCGCCAGCAACGCGACCGTCAGACAGACGGCGAGGACGGCCCGGATCACAGGAGCCGTCGGAGGCGCTCGGCGAAGGTGTGGCCGTCGTCCGTCTCTGTACTCTCGGGCTCGTCGGCCATCGCGGCCGCCTCCGCGAGGGCGGCGTCGGTGCGGGCGGCCACGGCGGACTGCTGGACTCCCTTCTCGCCGTTCACCGACCCCGAGCCGTCGGCTGCCGACCACGAGGAACGGCGGTCGGCGGTCGGCGAGCCATCGCGGTCACGCTCGTGATCCGTCCCGTACTGGTCGGGGCCGGCGTGGCCGTTCTCGTATCGGGTGGAGTCGGGGCGCCCGTTTCCGCGTCCGCCGCGGTGGGGCGCCGTGTGGCTCCCGTCCTCGCGGTCGTCTCCGACGGCAGTCGCGTCGGCCGCGTCCCCGGCGCCGTCGCGTAGCTCCGCTCGAACCGCCTCTAGGTCGGCTTCGAGGCGGTCGACTCGCGCGACGGCGGCGTCCGCCCGCCGCTCGACCGCCTCGTCGACCGCCTTGACGCCACCGACGAAGCCGCGAAGCGCCTGCACGGCCGCGTCCAGTTCGGTCAGCCGGTCGTCGAGGTCCGCCACGGTCGTTTCGAGGTCGTCGAGGCGCGACTCCATCCGTGCTGCGTCGGGGAGGCCGTCGGTCGCGTGACCGTCGGTGATCGTTCGTTCGAGGGCAGCGACGCGTTCTTCCAGTCGGTCGGCCATAGGGGCGGTGGCCCCGCTCTCGTACCTAAAGTCTCGGCTGCACTCAACGGTGCGTTGAAGGGGACGCAAGACACACGTCTGACGTATGAAATCCGTCCTGATTGGCGTCGGGCAGGCCGGCGGGAAGGTAACCGCCGCGCTGTCCGACTTCGACGCGCGCAACGGCTTCGGTGCCGTCGTCGGGTCGCTCGCGGTCAACAGCGCCCGCTCCGACCTCCAGTCGCTCCCCTTCGACACCGTCCTCATCGGCGGCGCCGAGGTGAACGGCCACGGCGTCGGTGGCGACAACGAACTCGGCACGCGAGTGATGCAAAACGACCTGCAGGAGGTGATGGGCGCCATCGACGGCCGGACGACGGCCGAAGCGGAGGCGATATTCGTCGTCGCGGGTCTCGGCGGCGGGACGGGCAGCGGCGGCGCGCCCCTTCTCGTCCGCGAACTCTCCGAAATTTACGACATCCCCGTCTACGGGCTCGGCGTCCTCCCCGGCCGCGACGAGGGATCGCTCTATCAGGTGAACGCCGGCCGGTCGCTGAAGACCCTGCTCCGCGAAGCCGACGCGACGCTGCTTGTCGACAACGACGCCTGGCGCTCCTCGGGCGAGAGCCTCGAATCCGGCTACGAGGCCATCAACGAGCGCATCGCCCAGCGGGTCGGCCTCCTCCTCGCTGCCGGCGAAGCCACGCAGGGCGTCGGCGAATCCGTCGTCGACAGCTCCGAAGTCATCAACACCCTCCGCGGGGGTGGCGTGGCGACCCTCGGATTCGCCTCGGCCGACGCCTCCTCCGACGCGGCCGCGAACGTCAACGTCGTCACGAGCACGACCCGTCGGGCGGTGCGGTCGGGGATGAGCCTCCCCGAGACGACGAGCGCGGAACGGGGACTGCTGGTCGTCGCCGGTCGACCCGACGCTATCTCGCGAAAGGGTGTCGAGCGCGCCCGCTCGTGGCTGGAGACGGAAATAGAGACGATGGAGGTTCGCGGCGGCGACTTCCCGACGCGGGACGACCGCCTCGCCGCCCTCGTTCTCCTCGGCGGCGTGGCTCACTCCGACCGTCTGGAGGGCTTTCTCGAGCGGGCACGACAGGCCGCTCGCGAGGAGAAAGAACGCGAAGACGCGGCCGACGACGCGGCGGGACTCACGGACGACCGGATCGACGGACTGCTGTAATCGGCGCGGTCGCCTTACTTCGACGTGATCAGACTGCCGCCATCGAAGTCGGTGCGGCCGTAGTCGACATCCATCAGGTCGAGGATGGTGGGTGCGATGTCGAACAGGTCCGCATCGGTGATGGAGACGCCGGGATCGTCGACGAACAGCGTCGCGTTGTCGAAGCTGTGCATCCCGTTGCGCGGCCCCACGTCGAACACCTCGTCGTGGCCCTTGAATCCGGATTTGAGGTCGAAGCCGTGGTTCGGGATGGCGACCAGATCCGGCGCGATGTCGTCGTGGGCGCCCCGGAACGCGTCCTCCTTCTCGACGACGCGCGCACACACCTTCTTTCCGTCCGGTCCTTCGAGGGCTTCGAGCGCCGCCTTCAGTTCGTCCCGCACCGTGGCGTACTCGTCTTCGGACACCGACCCACGCGGCTCGCGGCCCTCCAGGTTGATGTAGAATCGGCCGGGGATGAGCGAGTAGGCGCGGGACTCCTCGGCGATGTCGGTCAGGTCGTCGTGATCGTCGTCCTCGAAGGAGAGCCAGCCCTCTTCTTCGAGCCACGCGTTGCAGTGGACCTCGTAGTCGAGCGAGGTGAAGCCGTGGTCGCTGGCGACGACGAGGGTCACGTCGTCCGGAAGCATCTCCCGAATCCGTCCGACGTAGTCGTCGACGGAGCGGTAGAAATCCATGAACGCCTCCTTGTTCGGGCCGTCGCGTTCGTAATCCTTGAACAGGAAGTGGTTGACACGGTCGGTCGTCATGAAGACGCCGAAAAATAGGTCCCAGTCGTCCTTCTGGAGGTAGTGAGAGAAGGCCTCGAACCGGGTGTCGAGGGTCTCGTGGGCGTCCTCGACGAAGTCGCCTTTGTCCTCCTTGTGACCCAGCTTGGCGTTTACGTCGATGGCGTAGTCGATCGACTGCAGATAGTCGCGGAGTTCGTCGGGGTGGGCGGCCTTGTCGACGCCGGGTGAGAGGAAGCCGGACACCATCCGCTGGACGTTCCGCTGGGGCGGGAACGTGACGGGGACGTTCATCACCGTCGCCTCTCGACCCGCCTCGTCGAGGCGGTCCCAGATGCGCGGCGCCTGCACGTCCTGACCCATCGGTACGTACGTGTCGTACGATCCGACTTCGCGGTCCTGGAACCCGTACACCCCCGTCTCACCGGGATTGACTCCGGTCGTGAGCGCCGGCCAGCAGGCACTCGACTCCGGCGGGACGATGCTGTCGATGGCGCCCGCACCTCCCTCCTCGGCGAGTGTCGCGAAGTTGGGAAACTCCTCGGGATGCTCTTCGAGAAGGCTAAACGGCACCCCGTCGATGCCGACGAACGCGACGCGAGGGTGGTCCGCACCACGCAGTCGATCGAACAGACCCATACCACCGCATACCCGTGACGCCAATAAGTATCTTCGTTTCCGGCGGAATCCAGTTGGTAGCTGTGCCAGCCGCCGACATCGCCACTGCCTCGACGCCCGTCCACCGACGTGGATCGGTCGTCATCGCCGCCGCTGCCGGCTGTTAGGCGACCGTACCCCCCGGCCCGTCTTCTGGTGCGATTACGCGTCGTCGAGGCGGTAAAATCGACAGACGGAGCCGTGTTAACTGCACGTACCAAACTCCCTATTACCGATTCGATCTATCTCACTCGTATGAGCACGACCACCGCGGGCACCGACCTCAACGAGAAACAGCGCCGAATCCTCGGCTATCTCCGCGAACACGCGGCGACGAAGACGTACTTCAAATCGCGACTCATCGCGGGGGAACTCGGGATGACGGCGAAAGAGGTCGGCGCAAATATGACCGCGATCCGAACCGGCGACTTCGACGTGGATGTCGAGAAGTGGGGCTACTCGTCGGGGACGACCTGGAAAGTCGATCTTCAGGGGTCGTAACGCACGAGCGAGTCGGCGTCGGCCGCGAACGCACGCGTCTCGGCGTCGAAGGAGTCGGCGTAGCGGACGAGCAGCGTGATGACCGTCTCCGGCCGCGAGACGACGTACCCGTCCGTCCGATCCAGGAGGCCGGCGTCGTCGAGTTGCGAGACGTACGTGCTCACCGTCGCCCGCGACACGTCCAGCGCGCTCGCTATCTCGCTTCCGGTCGCGTCCGGGCGTCGCAGGAGCGTCAACACCATTCCGCGCGGCGTCTCGCGCCGCAGGTAGCCCAGTGCCACCTGTTCGAACGTCGAGAAGCGGTCGGCGAGGAAAAAGCGGCGGTAGTCGCCGTCGCGCCGCGAGACAAGCGCCCCTTCGTCCAGCAGGTGGCGGAGGTGGTGTTGGGTTTCGCCGGTCCCGAGTTTCAGATCGTCGCGGAGCTTCGAGAAGTGGGCGCCGGGGGTCGTGCTCACGTAGCCGAGGATGGCGTCGCGGGCGTCGTTCCCGTCCGTCGCCGCCCGTGCTTCGCCCGCGCTCAGGCCGGCCAGCGGCGCCGCGGCTCCCAGTGCGGCGAATCGTCGTAACGTCGCCCGCTTCTCGGCGTCGACCCCCCGGTCCCCACTCGGCATCTACTCACACAGTCGTCACCGGCCGACTAAAACGTGTCGCCCCCGCCTACTCCGTCTCGGCTTCCGGTTCCTCGTCCGTGAACGTCGCTCCCTCGTCGGTGTCCTGTACGACCTCGTCCGCACTTTTGATGTCCGTCCCGGCACCCGACTTGATCGCTTCGGCCTCCTGTTCGAGTTCCTCGATGTCCATCTCGGCCGCTTCGTCGATCTGTCCGAGGATCTCCTCGATGTCGTCGAGACCGATCAGTTCGCGGGTCTCGGCGTCGAACTCCAGGGAGTCGAGCGCCTGCGAGTCCTGCACGTCGCTGCCGGTCAACTGCTTGCCGTACCGGCCGATCAGGGACGTGAGTTCCTGCGGGAGGACGAACGTCGTCGACTCGCCCTGGCCGATGCGTTCGAGCGTCTCCATCCCCTTGTCGATGACGGCGCGTTCGCCCATCGACTCGGCGGATTTCGCGCGCAACACCGTGGAGATCGCGTCACCCTGTGCCTCTAGAATCTGACTCTGCTTTTCACCCTGTGCGCGGATGATGTTCGACTGCTTTTCGCCCTGGGCCGTCTCGACGGCGCTCCGTCGCTCACCCTGGGCTTCGAGGATCATCGCCCGACGGCGACGCTCGGCGGAGGTCTGTTGCTCCATCGCTTGCTGGACGTCCTTCGAGGGGTTCACTTCCCGGACTTCGACCGATTCGACGCGGACACCCCACTCGTCGGTCGGTTCGTCGAGTTCCTTCCGGATGCGGGCGTTGATCTCCTGGCGCTTGTTCAGCGTGTCGTCGAGTTCCATGTCGCCGAGGACGGCCCGCAGGGTCGTCTGTGCGAGATTCGACACGGCCATCTTGTAGTTGTCCACCTCGAGAAACGCCTTTCGGGCGTCCATCACCTTGATGTAGACGACGGCGTCGGCCGTCACCGGCGAGTTGTCGCGGGTGATCGCCTCCTGGCGCGGTACGTCCAGCGTCTGTGTCCGCATGTCGAAGGCGTACGTTCGGGAGACGAACGGTGGGATGAACGTGATGCCCGGTTCGAGCAGCCGACGGTACTCGCCGAAGACGGTGAGGGCCTTCTTCTCGTATGCGTCGACGATTTCGACCATCTGGTAGACGGTGACGATGGCGAGAAGCAAGACGAGCAGTCCGACGAACAGCGGGCCGATGCTCGGGAGTATCTGCAGTACAACGGGGGCCATGATGTGGTCTTGGGCTGTGGTCGGCAAAAGGGTTCGCACGGTCCCGTGAGAGTCGCGCTATCGTCGAGGCCATCCAGCGCGGGCGGCGGCCACAACATATAACCGGATGTTGGCGGAAGTGTACCGAGTGTACCGTCCACCACACTCCGGGGTCGACATCGAGGGGGACGCCGGATCGGATGGACGGATCACGTCGAACGGGAGCGTGGAACCCGAACGGAGTCGGGGGGTAGTGGTATGATCGCCGAATCCGTCCCTCGGCTGGCCTGCTCGCCGACCGGCTGGCGCAACGTAGTAGAGGGGAGCGAACGGTATCGGCGGTTCGA contains these protein-coding regions:
- a CDS encoding winged helix-turn-helix transcriptional regulator → MPSGDRGVDAEKRATLRRFAALGAAAPLAGLSAGEARAATDGNDARDAILGYVSTTPGAHFSKLRDDLKLGTGETQHHLRHLLDEGALVSRRDGDYRRFFLADRFSTFEQVALGYLRRETPRGMVLTLLRRPDATGSEIASALDVSRATVSTYVSQLDDAGLLDRTDGYVVSRPETVITLLVRYADSFDAETRAFAADADSLVRYDP
- a CDS encoding DUF7123 family protein, translating into MSTTTAGTDLNEKQRRILGYLREHAATKTYFKSRLIAGELGMTAKEVGANMTAIRTGDFDVDVEKWGYSSGTTWKVDLQGS
- a CDS encoding SPFH domain-containing protein gives rise to the protein MAPVVLQILPSIGPLFVGLLVLLLAIVTVYQMVEIVDAYEKKALTVFGEYRRLLEPGITFIPPFVSRTYAFDMRTQTLDVPRQEAITRDNSPVTADAVVYIKVMDARKAFLEVDNYKMAVSNLAQTTLRAVLGDMELDDTLNKRQEINARIRKELDEPTDEWGVRVESVEVREVNPSKDVQQAMEQQTSAERRRRAMILEAQGERRSAVETAQGEKQSNIIRAQGEKQSQILEAQGDAISTVLRAKSAESMGERAVIDKGMETLERIGQGESTTFVLPQELTSLIGRYGKQLTGSDVQDSQALDSLEFDAETRELIGLDDIEEILGQIDEAAEMDIEELEQEAEAIKSGAGTDIKSADEVVQDTDEGATFTDEEPEAETE
- a CDS encoding tubulin/FtsZ family protein: MKSVLIGVGQAGGKVTAALSDFDARNGFGAVVGSLAVNSARSDLQSLPFDTVLIGGAEVNGHGVGGDNELGTRVMQNDLQEVMGAIDGRTTAEAEAIFVVAGLGGGTGSGGAPLLVRELSEIYDIPVYGLGVLPGRDEGSLYQVNAGRSLKTLLREADATLLVDNDAWRSSGESLESGYEAINERIAQRVGLLLAAGEATQGVGESVVDSSEVINTLRGGGVATLGFASADASSDAAANVNVVTSTTRRAVRSGMSLPETTSAERGLLVVAGRPDAISRKGVERARSWLETEIETMEVRGGDFPTRDDRLAALVLLGGVAHSDRLEGFLERARQAAREEKEREDAADDAAGLTDDRIDGLL
- a CDS encoding DUF7310 family coiled-coil domain-containing protein, with the protein product MADRLEERVAALERTITDGHATDGLPDAARMESRLDDLETTVADLDDRLTELDAAVQALRGFVGGVKAVDEAVERRADAAVARVDRLEADLEAVRAELRDGAGDAADATAVGDDREDGSHTAPHRGGRGNGRPDSTRYENGHAGPDQYGTDHERDRDGSPTADRRSSWSAADGSGSVNGEKGVQQSAVAARTDAALAEAAAMADEPESTETDDGHTFAERLRRLL
- a CDS encoding alkaline phosphatase family protein translates to MGLFDRLRGADHPRVAFVGIDGVPFSLLEEHPEEFPNFATLAEEGGAGAIDSIVPPESSACWPALTTGVNPGETGVYGFQDREVGSYDTYVPMGQDVQAPRIWDRLDEAGREATVMNVPVTFPPQRNVQRMVSGFLSPGVDKAAHPDELRDYLQSIDYAIDVNAKLGHKEDKGDFVEDAHETLDTRFEAFSHYLQKDDWDLFFGVFMTTDRVNHFLFKDYERDGPNKEAFMDFYRSVDDYVGRIREMLPDDVTLVVASDHGFTSLDYEVHCNAWLEEEGWLSFEDDDHDDLTDIAEESRAYSLIPGRFYINLEGREPRGSVSEDEYATVRDELKAALEALEGPDGKKVCARVVEKEDAFRGAHDDIAPDLVAIPNHGFDLKSGFKGHDEVFDVGPRNGMHSFDNATLFVDDPGVSITDADLFDIAPTILDLMDVDYGRTDFDGGSLITSK